A part of Octopus sinensis unplaced genomic scaffold, ASM634580v1 Contig13853, whole genome shotgun sequence genomic DNA contains:
- the LOC115229914 gene encoding PDZ domain-containing protein 11 produces the protein MSSPEVRSLENMRAQLPPYELPPFWVPPDKRPNHPDYDNDLQKFLPRNIHITRSNASEQLGFNIRGGKEHHYGIFVSKVMPDSEPDKMGLTKGDQILSVNGINFESIEHNEAVKVLKMNTTIHMVVQYFPFGYDRTFDKSRYFASLQWNPE, from the exons ATGTCGTCTCCAGAAGTGAGATCCCTGGAGAACATGCGAGCGCAGTTGCCCCCCTATGAGCTTCCACCGTTCTGGGTGCCACCCGATAAA CGTCCAAACCACCCTGATTACGACAACGATCTTCAGAAGTTCTTACCCAGAAATATCCATATAACGCGTAGCAATGCATCTGAACAG cTGGGATTCAACATCAGAGGTGGCAAAGAGCATCACTATGGTATTTTTGTATCAAAG GTGATGCCTGACAGTGAACCAGACAAAATGGGTTTGACCAAAGGAGATCAG ATTTTGTCTGTCAATGGAATTAACTTCGAAAGCATCGAACATAATGAG GCTGTTAAAGTCTTGAAGATGAACACTACCATCCACATGGTTGTCCAATATTTTCCATTTG GCTATGATCGAACGTTTGACAAAAGCCGGTATTTTGCCTCACTGCAATGGAACCCTGAATGA